In a genomic window of Corynebacterium choanae:
- a CDS encoding PAC2 family protein, which translates to MNDDAARAIYELAYPAPRMSGAGIPRTLVIALDGFANAGSAVKHAAEYLTASLDNVTVATFDHDQLIDYRSRRPPMILSDNQIVGVGSHELEVKLLQDCDGRPFLLLTGPEPDYRWEGFAHAVSELVAHFRIDQTLVLYSVPGRWPHTRPLMISAHGNTPALIDRFFKTAVKDMQLPSSAASLIEVELSKDGGAVAGYTTHVPHYLEDTPFAPATLKLLNAVSLAGQLNLPLLSLEQDSQETMLSIDSRIQQLPQADQFLTAMEQDFDETVEQYLQQFPDAIPPGESGAPTPEEIGRAAESFLTSLDHDERQSLLRSDLPVFDKRPRMESDPSAANNGGVVELYRHDPLEDASQQAATSSPSVQSDEDDSAGSPAAVPDASALPKQTSEKSTAAGHDASSDDTGPDDDLSAAQQQSAQDVKDSSDGDGAVSAESDSADADQESTSSLDGVHHSLHNTSRESMRLLRRLVRRLREQ; encoded by the coding sequence ATGAATGATGATGCAGCACGTGCAATCTACGAACTCGCGTATCCTGCCCCACGGATGTCTGGTGCGGGGATTCCGCGCACGTTAGTTATTGCACTCGATGGGTTTGCGAACGCCGGTTCGGCGGTCAAGCATGCCGCCGAGTATCTCACGGCAAGCCTGGATAATGTCACGGTTGCTACGTTTGATCATGATCAACTGATTGACTATCGGTCTCGTCGTCCGCCGATGATTCTCAGCGATAATCAGATTGTTGGGGTTGGCAGCCACGAGTTAGAGGTGAAGCTGCTGCAGGATTGTGATGGTCGCCCTTTTCTGTTGTTGACTGGCCCGGAACCGGATTATCGGTGGGAGGGGTTTGCTCACGCGGTGAGTGAACTGGTTGCCCATTTCCGTATCGATCAGACGTTGGTGTTGTATTCGGTGCCTGGCAGGTGGCCGCATACTCGGCCGTTGATGATCTCCGCTCATGGCAATACACCAGCTCTCATCGATCGGTTTTTTAAGACTGCTGTGAAAGATATGCAGCTGCCTAGTTCGGCGGCTTCCCTGATCGAGGTGGAGTTGAGTAAGGATGGTGGCGCGGTTGCCGGCTATACGACTCATGTGCCGCATTATCTTGAAGACACTCCTTTCGCCCCGGCGACGTTGAAGTTGTTAAACGCGGTGTCGTTGGCTGGTCAGTTGAACCTGCCGTTGTTGTCTCTGGAGCAGGATTCCCAGGAAACAATGCTCAGTATTGACTCGCGTATTCAGCAGCTTCCACAGGCCGACCAGTTTTTGACTGCTATGGAGCAGGATTTCGACGAAACTGTTGAACAGTATTTGCAGCAGTTTCCGGATGCGATTCCGCCGGGTGAATCTGGGGCCCCGACCCCGGAGGAGATTGGGCGAGCCGCCGAGTCGTTTCTCACGTCGCTCGATCACGATGAGCGGCAATCGTTGTTGCGGTCTGATCTGCCGGTGTTTGATAAGCGACCGCGGATGGAATCGGATCCTTCAGCTGCTAATAACGGCGGTGTGGTGGAGTTGTATCGGCATGATCCCTTGGAGGATGCAAGCCAACAGGCAGCAACATCGTCTCCTTCTGTGCAGTCGGATGAAGATGATTCCGCAGGTTCTCCCGCGGCAGTTCCGGATGCTTCGGCGCTGCCAAAGCAGACGTCTGAAAAGTCGACAGCAGCTGGTCATGATGCTTCCAGTGACGACACTGGTCCGGACGATGATCTGTCGGCGGCACAGCAACAGTCCGCTCAGGATGTGAAGGACTCCTCCGATGGTGATGGTGCTGTGTCAGCTGAGTCCGATTCGGCAGATGCAGACCAGGAGAGTACCTCGTCGTTGGACGGTGTACACCACTCGCTACACAACACTTCCCGGGAGTCGATGCGGTTGTTGCGTCGGCTTGTCCGGCGCCTCCGGGAGCAGTAG
- a CDS encoding DUF4192 family protein produces the protein MRNYFETPRTAFTNLPGYIGFHPTEMIVLINHLRPLTDSDTPITDTGVCWLPLSPTHNELEALYEFLPKHGHTYILVITRRPLHNTTLAALHQLANFCTNRHRRLAGIWKIDRIAAGHQFTALTSSKTPEIKLADLATSNGIIGDLATAPATLDHTMQVGRAIAHTFTQAIDAVDQAHFHNPTTFSHINQAEVEQLRKFFDTYEMLPKQQAYQELYTITELFIHRLHQHCTATGNTDWVDAPNGEHPDPALQPRWDTIPTLDTTIFDHNDEAEYRRLIDRLRNLNGPQLHGVSKDVLVIAAAMMSNTKTRDSILSFAVEPNTASLVRQLALATAQATSGSQRFAALGVYAACQFGLHQDIDAQLTLHYILHHQPTNRLASLLLRLNNVCGAAPVRKACGIVRETITHP, from the coding sequence ATGAGGAACTACTTCGAAACACCACGGACCGCATTCACCAACCTTCCCGGATACATTGGGTTTCACCCCACCGAGATGATCGTGCTCATCAACCACCTACGTCCCCTCACCGACAGCGACACCCCTATCACCGACACCGGAGTGTGCTGGCTTCCCCTATCCCCAACACACAACGAACTCGAAGCACTCTACGAATTCCTACCCAAACACGGCCACACCTACATCCTGGTCATCACCAGACGTCCACTGCACAACACCACCCTCGCCGCACTCCACCAACTCGCCAACTTCTGCACCAACCGGCATCGCCGATTAGCCGGAATCTGGAAAATCGACCGCATCGCCGCAGGACACCAATTCACCGCACTCACCAGCAGCAAAACCCCCGAAATAAAGCTCGCCGACCTTGCCACCAGCAACGGCATCATCGGAGATCTCGCCACCGCACCCGCCACCTTAGATCACACCATGCAAGTCGGCCGCGCGATAGCACACACCTTCACCCAAGCAATTGACGCCGTTGACCAGGCACACTTCCACAACCCAACCACCTTTAGCCACATCAACCAAGCCGAGGTCGAACAACTTCGCAAGTTCTTCGACACCTATGAAATGCTGCCGAAACAACAGGCCTACCAAGAGCTCTATACCATCACCGAACTGTTTATCCACCGACTCCACCAACACTGCACTGCAACCGGTAACACCGACTGGGTAGACGCCCCTAACGGTGAGCATCCCGACCCTGCATTGCAGCCCCGCTGGGACACCATTCCCACCCTCGACACCACAATCTTCGATCACAACGACGAAGCAGAATACCGCCGACTCATCGACCGTCTCCGCAACCTGAACGGTCCACAACTCCACGGAGTCAGCAAAGACGTCCTAGTCATTGCCGCCGCAATGATGAGCAACACCAAAACACGCGACTCGATACTAAGTTTCGCCGTTGAGCCCAATACCGCATCCCTGGTAAGACAATTGGCACTAGCAACCGCACAAGCAACAAGCGGCTCACAACGATTCGCAGCCCTTGGTGTCTATGCCGCCTGCCAATTCGGGCTCCACCAAGACATTGACGCACAGCTCACCCTGCACTACATACTCCACCATCAACCAACTAACCGGCTTGCCAGCCTCCTACTTCGGCTCAACAATGTCTGCGGCGCAGCCCCCGTCCGCAAAGCTTGCGGCATTGTCAGAGAAACCATCACACACCCCTAA
- a CDS encoding DUF3099 domain-containing protein: MSRPSKKPGSSSPEHASRATVSSVGGRRWPFRRRENVQLITSKQLTYEQSLRKREIRYAWLQGSRIPFFLLSAWAYMGLHNPWLSAIFFTISVPLPWVAVMIGNGQGEPRDARMKNVYKPDLLRQEQRAAMTALTGSSSVAGALPAAPSTPPDMPPGKVDTWEFNEATGKWQSASTMSHDPTNPYAAAPDDKQQG; encoded by the coding sequence ATGTCACGCCCGTCGAAAAAGCCTGGTTCCTCCTCCCCTGAGCATGCATCACGCGCCACCGTGAGCAGCGTAGGTGGTCGCAGGTGGCCATTTCGACGTCGTGAAAATGTGCAGCTCATTACTTCTAAACAGTTAACTTATGAGCAGTCACTGCGGAAACGAGAGATCCGCTACGCATGGCTACAGGGTTCCCGGATCCCCTTCTTTTTACTTTCTGCTTGGGCATATATGGGGTTACATAATCCGTGGCTGTCAGCGATTTTCTTTACTATCTCGGTACCGCTGCCATGGGTTGCTGTCATGATTGGTAACGGTCAGGGTGAGCCGCGTGATGCTCGCATGAAAAATGTGTACAAACCGGATCTGTTGCGCCAAGAGCAGCGGGCAGCAATGACTGCGCTTACCGGGTCAAGCAGCGTTGCAGGTGCACTCCCGGCAGCACCGTCCACTCCCCCGGACATGCCACCGGGCAAAGTCGATACGTGGGAATTTAATGAGGCGACAGGCAAATGGCAGTCCGCTTCGACGATGTCGCATGATCCAACAAATCCCTATGCAGCCGCACCGGATGATAAGCAACAGGGATAG
- the dtd gene encoding D-aminoacyl-tRNA deacylase, with protein sequence MKAVLTTVSQASVRVDGVTVGAIDCPDTCGILALIGVARTDSEQAIATMVRKIAELRILPGEQSVEDVDAPVLVVSQFTLQGRTAKGRRPSWSDAAPGEMAAPMIDAIIAGLRARGITVEHGRFGAMMQVSSVNEGPFTVLVEC encoded by the coding sequence ATGAAAGCTGTGCTCACCACTGTTTCACAAGCATCGGTTCGTGTCGATGGAGTAACTGTTGGGGCAATTGACTGCCCCGACACTTGTGGCATTTTGGCGCTTATCGGGGTTGCACGTACTGATTCTGAACAAGCTATCGCCACCATGGTGCGTAAAATTGCAGAATTGCGAATTTTGCCTGGCGAACAGTCAGTGGAGGATGTGGACGCCCCGGTGCTGGTTGTTAGCCAGTTCACCTTGCAAGGGCGCACTGCCAAAGGGCGTCGCCCCTCCTGGTCGGATGCTGCCCCAGGGGAGATGGCAGCTCCTATGATCGATGCAATTATTGCCGGCCTGCGGGCACGGGGTATCACTGTGGAACATGGCCGATTCGGCGCAATGATGCAGGTGAGCTCGGTCAATGAAGGCCCTTTCACCGTCCTAGTTGAATGCTAG
- the galE gene encoding UDP-glucose 4-epimerase GalE: MKVLVTGGAGYVGSTCTAVLVEAGHDVTVVDNLTTGSREAVVDGAKFVEADAGEAADELLANGNFDGVIHFAARSLVGESEQVPDEYWRDNLGTSLQLLEAMRRHNCNNLVFSSTAATYGEPTKVPITEDAPTNPTNAYGATKLAIDYAIASYCRGYKLGATSLRYFNVAGAYGTIGENRRIETHLIPLVLQVALGHRDKIMIFGDDWPTPDGTCIRDYIHIRDLADAHLLALASNTPGKHRIFNLGSGDGYSVNEVIAACRKHTGHPIPAEVAPRRAGDPAVLVASSEKIQEELGWNPTRTDLDTIVQDAWAFTSQLGDRAYSAGKR; the protein is encoded by the coding sequence ATGAAGGTTCTCGTTACCGGCGGCGCCGGTTATGTTGGTTCCACCTGCACGGCAGTTCTGGTAGAAGCCGGACACGACGTAACAGTGGTGGATAATCTCACTACCGGCTCCCGGGAAGCAGTCGTTGACGGCGCCAAATTTGTTGAAGCTGATGCTGGCGAAGCCGCTGACGAACTGCTTGCCAACGGCAACTTCGACGGTGTTATCCACTTCGCTGCCCGTTCGTTGGTGGGAGAAAGTGAACAAGTTCCCGACGAATATTGGCGGGATAATTTGGGCACGTCATTGCAGTTGCTGGAAGCTATGCGCCGACACAATTGCAACAATCTCGTGTTCTCTTCCACTGCCGCTACCTACGGCGAACCGACCAAGGTGCCGATTACCGAGGACGCCCCAACGAACCCGACTAACGCCTATGGGGCGACCAAGCTTGCTATCGACTATGCGATTGCATCGTATTGCCGCGGCTATAAACTAGGCGCAACCAGTCTTCGCTACTTCAATGTTGCCGGCGCCTATGGAACTATTGGTGAAAACCGCCGCATCGAAACGCATCTCATCCCGCTCGTGTTGCAGGTGGCACTCGGGCATCGCGACAAGATTATGATTTTCGGCGACGACTGGCCGACCCCGGACGGCACCTGCATCAGGGACTATATCCACATCCGGGATCTAGCCGACGCGCACCTGCTCGCATTGGCTAGCAACACCCCTGGCAAGCATCGAATCTTTAATCTGGGCAGTGGTGACGGCTATTCCGTCAACGAGGTGATTGCAGCTTGTCGCAAACACACCGGTCATCCAATCCCCGCCGAAGTAGCGCCCCGGCGCGCCGGTGATCCAGCTGTGTTGGTGGCCTCTAGTGAAAAGATCCAAGAAGAGTTGGGGTGGAATCCGACTCGGACTGATTTGGACACGATTGTTCAAGATGCGTGGGCTTTTACCTCCCAGCTTGGTGATCGTGCCTATAGTGCAGGGAAACGCTAA
- a CDS encoding DEAD/DEAH box helicase, with protein sequence MSLADLLPDFDDVPASLMDESIWESFLGWCKDEGISLYPHQEEAAFAALAGDHVIVATPTGSGKSLIAIAAHFIAMAKGQRSFYTAPIKALVSEKFFALCEVFGADNVGMMTGDATVNAKAPIICATAEVVANIALREGADSRIDQVIMDEFHYYSDPARGWAWQVPLLELTRAQFILMSATLGDTAWLVEDLHQRTGRDTQLIEGAQRPVPLTFDYVYTHVPETVEQLLADGQAPVYVVHFTQREATERAQSLSKLSPLTKEEQQRLRQEIGDFRFTTSFGKQLSSLLRKGIGVHHAGMLPKYRRLVERLSQTGLLKIICGTDTLGVGINVPIRTVLMTGLAKFDGTKQRIMKSREFHQIAGRAGRAGFDTHGYVVIQAPEHEIENFRLRQRAGSDPKKLKKLRKKAAPAGTVTWSENTYKKLIEAEPEPLVSQFAVSTSMLLNVLARGGDHFAHFQHLLRGSHNPRSRQNSDIRTAIELFRGLAAAEIVQRVEQADGSSRWDLVAALQEDFALNQPLAPFALAALDLLDKDSDTYAYDVISVFEAVLDDPRAVLLAQQRAARDREHAALLAEGVDYSERMALLDEITWPQPLAELLDQAYDTYAVGHPWVKDFQLSPKSIVRHMVERGMTFSDLISTYGLARSEGVVLRYLTDAWRTLQHSVPEEYRNEELADILIWLGELIRQVDSSLLDEWALLADPDAPVESETLAEVAFGVADPTVLSANRRALTIMVRNFAFRLVQLFADEQEETLHTMLDYLAPEDCCEFGAAMDEYFDEFDDVLLDQDARSATYFSIDDSAPREWVVRQIIKDPEDSRAYAFTAVVDLDATDAAGEVRLSKLLWSAH encoded by the coding sequence GTGAGTCTTGCTGATCTGCTGCCCGATTTTGATGATGTTCCTGCCTCGTTGATGGATGAATCCATTTGGGAGTCTTTTCTTGGCTGGTGCAAGGATGAAGGAATATCGCTCTATCCTCATCAGGAGGAGGCTGCTTTTGCGGCGCTTGCCGGCGACCATGTGATTGTTGCTACCCCAACCGGTTCCGGGAAGTCGCTGATCGCTATCGCGGCGCATTTTATCGCCATGGCCAAAGGGCAGCGCAGTTTTTACACGGCACCGATTAAAGCGCTGGTCAGCGAAAAGTTCTTTGCCTTGTGTGAAGTGTTCGGGGCTGACAATGTCGGCATGATGACCGGCGATGCGACCGTCAATGCGAAAGCCCCGATTATCTGCGCAACCGCCGAAGTGGTGGCCAATATCGCCCTGCGGGAAGGTGCGGATAGTCGGATTGATCAAGTGATCATGGACGAGTTCCATTATTACTCCGACCCGGCGCGCGGCTGGGCGTGGCAGGTTCCCCTCCTAGAGCTGACCCGGGCACAGTTCATTTTGATGTCTGCCACGTTGGGGGATACTGCTTGGCTGGTGGAGGATCTTCACCAGCGAACCGGCCGGGATACGCAGCTTATTGAGGGAGCACAGCGGCCAGTACCGCTGACGTTTGACTATGTCTACACCCATGTTCCGGAGACTGTGGAGCAACTGCTAGCCGACGGCCAAGCCCCGGTCTATGTGGTGCATTTCACCCAGCGGGAAGCCACCGAGCGGGCCCAGTCGTTATCGAAGCTGTCACCGCTGACGAAAGAAGAACAACAACGGCTGCGGCAGGAGATTGGTGATTTTCGTTTCACCACCAGCTTCGGCAAACAATTATCTTCCTTGCTGCGGAAAGGTATTGGGGTGCATCATGCGGGGATGCTGCCAAAATATCGGCGCCTGGTTGAGCGGCTATCCCAAACAGGGTTGTTGAAAATTATTTGCGGCACCGACACTCTTGGGGTGGGTATTAATGTGCCGATCCGAACCGTATTGATGACCGGGTTGGCGAAGTTTGATGGCACCAAACAGCGCATTATGAAATCGCGGGAATTCCATCAGATCGCCGGCCGGGCTGGCCGTGCGGGTTTCGACACGCACGGCTATGTGGTGATTCAAGCGCCAGAGCATGAGATTGAGAATTTTCGGTTGCGCCAGCGGGCTGGGTCTGATCCGAAGAAGTTGAAGAAACTCCGGAAGAAAGCCGCCCCTGCCGGAACGGTGACGTGGAGTGAAAATACTTATAAAAAACTGATCGAGGCGGAACCGGAACCGTTGGTCAGCCAGTTTGCTGTGTCCACCTCAATGTTGTTGAATGTGCTGGCGCGCGGCGGCGATCATTTTGCTCATTTTCAGCATCTGCTGCGCGGTTCTCACAATCCCCGGTCGCGGCAAAATAGTGATATTCGCACCGCGATTGAACTGTTTCGGGGGCTTGCTGCTGCCGAGATTGTGCAGCGTGTTGAACAGGCCGACGGTTCCTCGCGGTGGGATTTGGTTGCTGCATTGCAGGAGGATTTTGCCCTCAACCAGCCGCTAGCACCGTTTGCTTTAGCTGCGTTGGATTTGTTGGACAAAGACAGCGACACCTACGCCTACGACGTGATATCGGTATTTGAAGCTGTGCTCGATGACCCGCGTGCGGTACTTCTTGCCCAGCAGCGGGCTGCCCGCGATCGGGAACATGCCGCGCTTCTTGCTGAAGGTGTCGACTATAGCGAACGTATGGCGCTGTTGGATGAGATTACTTGGCCGCAGCCACTAGCTGAACTACTCGATCAGGCCTATGACACCTATGCCGTGGGGCATCCGTGGGTGAAAGATTTTCAGCTGTCCCCTAAGTCGATTGTGCGCCATATGGTTGAGCGCGGCATGACGTTTAGTGATCTGATCAGCACCTATGGGCTGGCGCGTTCTGAGGGGGTGGTGTTGCGTTATCTCACCGATGCGTGGCGTACCCTGCAGCATTCCGTGCCGGAAGAATATCGCAACGAAGAGCTGGCGGATATTCTCATCTGGCTCGGCGAGCTGATTCGTCAGGTGGATTCTTCACTGTTGGATGAATGGGCACTGTTAGCTGATCCGGATGCCCCGGTGGAATCTGAAACGCTGGCGGAGGTGGCTTTCGGGGTCGCTGATCCGACTGTGCTGTCGGCGAACCGGCGGGCGCTCACGATTATGGTGCGTAACTTTGCATTCCGGCTTGTGCAGCTGTTTGCCGACGAACAGGAAGAAACCTTACACACCATGTTGGATTATCTTGCCCCGGAGGATTGCTGTGAATTTGGCGCCGCCATGGATGAGTATTTTGATGAGTTTGACGATGTGCTGCTTGATCAGGATGCCCGTTCGGCGACGTATTTCAGCATTGACGATTCGGCACCGCGGGAATGGGTGGTGCGGCAGATCATCAAGGATCCAGAAGACAGCAGGGCGTATGCGTTTACCGCAGTCGTTGATTTGGATGCCACCGATGCGGCCGGTGAAGTGCGGCTGAGCAAGCTTCTGTGGAGCGCCCATTAG
- a CDS encoding sigma-70 family RNA polymerase sigma factor yields the protein MSTEPVSESDDQGVEVVDRGSRRGHSNDNPSADLVRVYLNGIGKTALLSAEDEVHLAQQIEVGLYAEHVLTDPDRHLTRAMKRDLKVLARQGKKARAHLLEANLRLVVSLAKRYTNRGMPLLDLIQEGNLGLIRAMEKFDYTKGFKFSTYATWWIRQAITRGMADQSRTIRLPVHLVEQVNKLSRIRRELYQSLGREATNEELAEESGIDESKIEMLLRQSRDPVSLDMPVGADEEAPLGDFIEDADAADAEASVVASLRHADIRTVLASLELREQEVIRLRYGLDDGVPRTLDQIGRRFGLSRERVRQIEREVMAKLRDGERADKLREYAM from the coding sequence GTGAGCACCGAACCTGTCAGTGAGTCCGACGACCAAGGCGTGGAGGTTGTTGATCGTGGCAGCCGTCGTGGCCATAGCAACGATAATCCTTCCGCCGATCTTGTCCGCGTCTATTTAAATGGCATTGGTAAAACCGCATTATTGTCTGCCGAGGACGAAGTGCATTTGGCGCAACAGATTGAGGTTGGACTGTATGCCGAGCATGTTCTCACCGATCCGGATCGGCACCTGACCCGGGCGATGAAACGTGATCTGAAGGTTCTGGCCCGCCAGGGAAAGAAGGCGCGTGCCCATCTCCTGGAGGCAAATCTTCGCTTGGTGGTGAGCCTGGCGAAACGGTACACCAATCGTGGCATGCCGCTGCTTGATCTCATCCAAGAAGGAAACTTGGGTCTTATTCGGGCTATGGAAAAGTTCGACTACACCAAGGGTTTTAAGTTTTCAACCTATGCCACCTGGTGGATTCGACAGGCCATTACCCGCGGCATGGCGGATCAGTCGCGCACAATTCGCCTGCCAGTGCATCTCGTGGAGCAGGTCAATAAGCTGTCCCGAATCCGTCGCGAACTGTATCAGTCCCTGGGACGGGAGGCGACCAATGAAGAGCTGGCTGAAGAGTCCGGTATTGACGAGTCAAAAATTGAGATGTTGCTGCGACAATCTCGGGATCCAGTGAGTCTAGATATGCCAGTCGGCGCTGATGAAGAAGCTCCGCTAGGTGATTTCATCGAGGATGCAGATGCCGCTGATGCAGAGGCGTCGGTGGTGGCTTCGCTTCGTCACGCTGATATTCGCACGGTGCTCGCATCGCTTGAACTCCGCGAACAAGAAGTGATTCGTCTGCGCTATGGGCTCGACGATGGGGTTCCGCGAACACTCGATCAGATTGGTCGTCGTTTCGGGCTTTCCCGAGAACGGGTTCGCCAGATTGAGCGGGAAGTAATGGCAAAGCTGCGCGATGGCGAACGAGCAGACAAGCTGCGCGAATACGCGATGTAG
- a CDS encoding metal-dependent transcriptional regulator, whose amino-acid sequence MKDLVDTTEMYLRTIYELEEEGIVPLRARIAERLDQSGPTVSQTVGRMERDGYVVVANDRSLKMTELGRANAIAVMRKHRLAEQLLANKIGLDIHKVHHEACRWEHVMSTEVERRLIEVLDEYHRSPFGNPIPGLEELGVTDAQTPEFGERACDLPPGKPWRCTIVQLNEIFQFHDDQLRKLTNAGIGIGSEVVIEVDGEQVIVRNGDHEVHVDDDLCHAIRIHRL is encoded by the coding sequence GTGAAGGATCTTGTCGATACCACGGAGATGTACCTTCGTACCATCTACGAACTTGAAGAAGAAGGCATCGTTCCGTTGCGGGCACGTATCGCCGAACGGCTTGACCAGTCCGGACCTACGGTAAGCCAAACAGTCGGCCGAATGGAACGGGACGGCTATGTTGTCGTCGCTAATGACCGCTCGCTGAAAATGACCGAACTTGGTCGGGCAAATGCGATTGCAGTGATGCGCAAACACCGTCTTGCGGAACAGCTGCTTGCCAACAAGATTGGGCTCGACATTCACAAAGTGCACCACGAAGCTTGCCGCTGGGAGCATGTGATGTCCACCGAGGTTGAGCGCCGTCTCATCGAGGTATTAGATGAATACCACCGCTCCCCCTTCGGTAATCCCATTCCCGGTTTGGAAGAACTTGGGGTCACTGATGCACAAACCCCAGAATTCGGGGAACGTGCCTGCGATCTCCCACCTGGGAAACCTTGGCGGTGCACTATTGTGCAGCTCAACGAGATTTTCCAATTCCACGATGATCAGCTCCGCAAATTGACCAACGCCGGAATCGGTATTGGTTCCGAAGTCGTTATCGAAGTCGACGGTGAACAGGTGATTGTGCGAAATGGCGACCATGAAGTACACGTAGACGACGATTTGTGTCACGCCATTCGTATCCACCGACTCTAG
- a CDS encoding DUF7059 domain-containing protein, with the protein MEPHAYSPTATLPVDAIAHWLIAHDYTEEGVQQLLGAAYPALLRGEKVPARRILRDAPSPLGFLIRLWLLNDPVDMGECLQHCRQEVIDALIADGAIVRIPGAEDQRSTTSTWKATTQLWPLFVAGEDRFVWSDFPTVITGEAPKPDHVPGVGQASLTLVEAAQESMQGRVLDVGCGSGILMLAALDRATAIVGIDIAPRAVRFANRSLATSQARNALKVPVSIREGSWFAPVAGERFDTIVANPPFVITPPDQQLTYRASGLELDGATEQVIAGLRDHLEIGGRAIILGSWISTAEQSWQQRIASWFPAAGVDCWVVQRDSVDPVQYVSTWLRDGGVEPTTPAGEELMDAWLTYLDQAGVTAIGMGLVCVERIADTQPTSVMCETFTTPFAGSVGHEVAEHFLRAAWLREQTPESIAKQCFAIRPGLVLEDLATAKGDDFGFSPAVTRLTRSDGMGFSHEVDDVVLTLLKGLHPQGLPLAAVVEMFAASRGLDEEELLQPVTALLVDLIRHGLVLPAALLD; encoded by the coding sequence ATGGAACCTCACGCATATTCGCCGACTGCAACGCTGCCCGTGGATGCGATTGCGCACTGGCTGATCGCACACGACTACACCGAAGAAGGGGTGCAGCAACTGCTGGGGGCTGCCTATCCGGCACTGTTACGCGGCGAAAAAGTTCCTGCACGCCGCATCCTGCGCGACGCTCCCTCCCCGCTTGGATTCTTGATTCGACTGTGGCTGCTCAATGATCCGGTTGACATGGGCGAATGCTTGCAGCATTGCCGCCAGGAGGTAATCGATGCGCTCATCGCCGATGGGGCTATAGTCCGTATCCCCGGAGCAGAAGATCAGCGATCCACAACCTCGACGTGGAAAGCGACTACCCAGCTTTGGCCGCTTTTTGTAGCTGGCGAGGACCGGTTTGTGTGGTCTGACTTCCCCACGGTGATCACCGGGGAGGCGCCGAAGCCCGATCATGTCCCAGGGGTGGGTCAAGCCTCGCTCACCCTGGTAGAGGCAGCACAGGAAAGCATGCAAGGTCGAGTACTCGATGTTGGATGTGGAAGTGGCATTTTGATGTTGGCGGCACTCGACCGTGCGACAGCAATAGTCGGTATCGATATTGCACCCCGTGCGGTGAGATTCGCCAACCGTTCACTGGCAACCTCCCAAGCACGCAATGCACTCAAGGTTCCGGTCTCCATTCGGGAAGGTTCATGGTTTGCACCGGTGGCTGGTGAACGATTCGACACTATCGTCGCCAATCCACCGTTTGTGATTACTCCACCAGACCAGCAGCTGACCTATCGGGCAAGCGGACTCGAGTTGGATGGTGCTACTGAGCAGGTGATTGCCGGGTTACGCGACCATCTGGAGATTGGTGGTCGGGCAATTATTCTCGGTTCGTGGATTTCAACCGCGGAACAGTCGTGGCAGCAGCGGATTGCCAGCTGGTTTCCTGCAGCTGGTGTGGACTGTTGGGTGGTGCAGCGCGACAGTGTGGATCCGGTGCAATATGTTTCCACCTGGTTGCGCGATGGAGGTGTTGAGCCAACCACTCCCGCCGGGGAGGAACTTATGGATGCTTGGCTGACATATTTAGATCAGGCAGGTGTTACAGCGATTGGAATGGGACTGGTGTGTGTTGAGCGAATTGCTGATACTCAGCCAACATCGGTGATGTGCGAAACCTTCACCACACCGTTTGCTGGCTCTGTTGGGCACGAGGTTGCTGAACACTTTCTGCGCGCAGCGTGGCTACGGGAGCAAACCCCGGAAAGCATAGCGAAACAGTGTTTTGCCATCCGCCCCGGGCTGGTTTTAGAGGATCTTGCCACCGCCAAGGGGGATGATTTTGGTTTTAGTCCGGCTGTGACCAGGCTGACACGGTCGGACGGGATGGGTTTTAGCCACGAGGTCGACGATGTGGTGCTCACGTTGCTCAAAGGGTTGCATCCGCAAGGGTTGCCTCTTGCCGCGGTAGTTGAGATGTTTGCGGCCTCTCGGGGGCTTGACGAGGAGGAATTGCTGCAACCGGTTACAGCGTTACTCGTGGATCTTATTCGCCATGGGCTGGTGCTGCCAGCTGCGCTGTTGGACTAG